From the Oceanicaulis alexandrii DSM 11625 genome, one window contains:
- a CDS encoding LolA family protein gives MNTTALLLSAALSLFTGAQATEAPVDAAADAPTDAPVAVEEALPEPQAVEAAPGQISSAAGAARAQAWLEGLDTLRARFDQIAADNSETSGVLEIDRPGRARFDYDDPNPILVVADGSTVAIADFDLETIDRAPIGATPLRFLLEESLDLAGSGVVQDAGRYDGRLYVTLEDPNGEIQGRLTLVFEDADPDAAPNAMMLAGWYTVDAMGGMTEVRLSEIETGVRISPRQFILDDEDVMGGDRRRRGR, from the coding sequence ATGAACACGACCGCACTTCTCCTCTCCGCCGCGCTGAGCCTGTTCACAGGCGCTCAAGCGACCGAAGCCCCTGTCGACGCTGCTGCAGACGCGCCAACGGATGCGCCCGTCGCCGTTGAAGAGGCGCTACCCGAACCGCAAGCGGTCGAGGCCGCGCCGGGCCAGATCAGCTCTGCAGCGGGCGCCGCGCGCGCTCAGGCCTGGCTGGAAGGGCTCGACACCCTGCGCGCCCGGTTTGACCAGATCGCAGCGGACAATTCTGAAACCTCTGGCGTGCTTGAGATCGACCGACCCGGCCGCGCCCGGTTTGATTACGACGATCCCAATCCGATCCTTGTGGTCGCGGACGGGTCGACGGTGGCGATTGCTGATTTTGATCTTGAAACCATTGATCGCGCGCCCATCGGTGCGACGCCTTTGCGGTTTCTGCTCGAAGAGAGCCTTGATCTTGCTGGCTCCGGCGTTGTTCAGGACGCGGGCCGTTATGATGGGCGGCTCTATGTGACGCTGGAAGACCCAAATGGCGAGATTCAGGGCCGTTTGACTTTGGTGTTTGAGGATGCAGACCCGGACGCCGCCCCCAACGCGATGATGCTGGCGGGCTGGTACACGGTTGACGCCATGGGCGGCATGACCGAAGTGCGCCTCAGCGAGATCGAAACCGGCGTACGCATCAGCCCGCGCCAGTTCATCCTTGATGATGAAGACGTGATGGGCGGGGATCGCCGCCGACGGGGCCGCTAG
- a CDS encoding undecaprenyl-diphosphate phosphatase, protein MGLLHLIILAIVQGITEFLPISSSAHLILAPQVLGDADQGPLIDVMAHLGTLFAVLVYFRYDVANVVTGKMALLQGRMTPGGKLALLIAIATPPVLIAGGGLYVSGMADALRSPLVIAWATLILALPLWLADHFGKQTVTTETLSWRGAILIGLAQMFALIPGSSRSGVTMTAARALGMTRSEAARFSMLMAVPVIAAFGLLAVIELARGADTAHSLSDGLIVAVLSFFAALASIAVLMRVVDRLGFLPFVIYRLGLAALLFWWAL, encoded by the coding sequence ATGGGCCTTCTACATCTCATTATTCTGGCGATCGTCCAAGGGATCACCGAGTTTCTCCCCATCTCATCCTCAGCCCATCTGATCCTGGCGCCCCAGGTGCTCGGCGACGCTGATCAGGGCCCGCTGATCGACGTGATGGCACATCTGGGCACGCTGTTCGCTGTGCTGGTGTACTTCCGCTACGATGTGGCGAACGTAGTCACTGGAAAGATGGCCTTGCTGCAAGGCCGTATGACCCCCGGCGGCAAGCTGGCCTTGCTCATCGCCATCGCCACACCCCCCGTGCTGATCGCGGGCGGCGGTCTTTATGTCTCCGGCATGGCGGATGCTTTGCGTTCGCCACTGGTGATCGCCTGGGCGACGCTGATTCTGGCGCTGCCGCTCTGGCTGGCCGATCATTTCGGCAAACAGACCGTGACGACGGAAACCCTGAGCTGGCGCGGCGCCATCCTGATCGGGCTGGCGCAGATGTTCGCCCTGATTCCCGGCTCCAGCCGCTCGGGCGTGACCATGACAGCGGCTCGCGCCCTGGGCATGACCCGCAGCGAGGCGGCGCGCTTTTCCATGTTGATGGCGGTGCCGGTGATCGCCGCATTCGGCCTGCTTGCTGTGATCGAGCTGGCGCGCGGGGCGGACACCGCCCACTCGCTGAGCGATGGCCTGATCGTGGCCGTTCTGTCCTTCTTCGCCGCGCTCGCGTCTATCGCGGTGCTGATGCGGGTGGTGGACCGGTTGGGTTTCCTGCCGTTCGTGATCTACCGGCTGGGACTGGCGGCCTTGCTGTTCTGGTGGGCGCTTTAG